The Terriglobia bacterium genome window below encodes:
- a CDS encoding cytochrome c family protein, with protein MAQRHEDWSATSVLCGLSLGIRAVLRLAGIAAILLCAGTARAQISPGPLSSSHRFLEGATNCTSCHRLGGQATFKCLDCHSEIAGRIAAGRGFHARSVAKSAGSQTCARCHSDHNGEQFPLIKWEPSRQQFDHAQAGWPLTGKHAALSCNRCHMPAFIVAAEKPLIKMKDLGRTYLGLSRDCVACHKDPHREQLGRTCEQCHTTNDWKNVPKFDHARTRYALTGAHARVLCEKCHTPAERGGAPRWTGLIFDRCTGCHADPHRGTFVNSCQSCHSTVTWKSVAPAVLAGKFDHATTKYPLLGKHALLRCEQCHASGDFKKPVAFRKCSDCHRPDPHSGQFAKRADKGECEGCHTVEGFKPAKFGLVEHKATAYPLEGKHASVGCEKCHLPAGKATLYRIKFGLCTDCHKDAHDRQFAAAPTLNRCESCHTVQRFRPSTFTLERHKTSRFTLAGGHLAVACGDCHKPTGEGSFEKVARYRFEDRSCTACHRDPHRGQFAERMLKTSAGKPGGCEACHSQSSWKELSRFDHASTKFVLIGSHRGVACADCHKPPNLETNLANVDFRTAPNTCEGCHKDVHAGQFATAATSPKCESCHNSNKWKPSLFDHNRTRLPLEGVHRNVRCVRCHSNIKTVNGSDVLYYKLTPVQCEACHGPAVTSPAAPRAGS; from the coding sequence TTGGCACAGCGACACGAAGACTGGAGCGCCACTTCCGTTTTGTGCGGTTTGTCCCTTGGCATCCGGGCCGTGCTGCGCCTGGCTGGTATTGCGGCCATCCTGCTGTGTGCCGGCACCGCTCGAGCCCAAATTTCTCCCGGCCCCCTCTCCAGCTCTCACCGTTTCCTGGAGGGCGCAACCAACTGCACCAGCTGTCATCGCCTCGGCGGGCAGGCCACGTTCAAGTGCCTGGACTGTCACAGCGAAATCGCCGGCAGGATCGCCGCCGGGCGCGGCTTCCACGCCCGCTCCGTGGCCAAAAGCGCCGGCAGCCAGACCTGCGCCCGTTGCCACTCCGACCACAATGGTGAGCAGTTTCCGCTTATCAAGTGGGAGCCTTCGCGGCAGCAGTTTGATCACGCCCAGGCAGGTTGGCCCTTAACCGGAAAACACGCGGCCCTGAGTTGTAACCGCTGTCATATGCCGGCCTTCATCGTGGCAGCTGAAAAACCGCTGATCAAAATGAAGGACCTGGGCCGCACTTATCTCGGCCTCTCCCGCGATTGCGTCGCCTGCCACAAGGATCCGCATCGCGAGCAACTGGGCCGCACTTGCGAACAGTGCCACACCACCAACGACTGGAAGAACGTCCCTAAGTTCGATCACGCGCGTACGCGCTACGCTCTTACCGGGGCGCACGCGCGCGTACTCTGCGAAAAGTGCCATACACCGGCGGAGCGAGGCGGAGCTCCGCGCTGGACCGGGCTGATCTTCGATCGCTGCACCGGCTGCCACGCCGACCCGCACCGCGGCACCTTTGTCAATTCCTGCCAATCGTGCCACAGCACCGTAACCTGGAAGTCGGTGGCGCCGGCCGTACTGGCGGGCAAGTTCGATCACGCGACCACGAAATACCCCTTGCTGGGCAAACACGCGCTGCTGCGCTGCGAGCAATGTCACGCGAGTGGTGACTTCAAGAAGCCGGTCGCGTTCCGGAAGTGCTCTGATTGCCACCGTCCCGATCCCCACTCAGGGCAATTCGCCAAGCGTGCGGATAAAGGGGAATGCGAAGGCTGCCACACCGTGGAAGGCTTCAAACCGGCCAAGTTCGGGCTGGTCGAGCACAAGGCGACTGCGTACCCGCTCGAGGGCAAGCACGCCTCAGTCGGTTGCGAAAAATGCCACCTTCCCGCGGGCAAGGCGACTCTCTATCGCATCAAGTTCGGCCTGTGTACCGACTGCCATAAAGACGCGCATGACCGGCAGTTCGCCGCCGCTCCTACCCTGAACCGGTGTGAGTCCTGCCACACGGTGCAGAGATTCCGGCCCTCAACCTTCACCCTGGAGCGGCACAAGACCTCGCGTTTCACGCTCGCCGGCGGTCACCTGGCGGTCGCTTGCGGCGATTGTCATAAACCAACCGGAGAAGGCAGCTTCGAAAAAGTGGCACGTTACCGGTTCGAGGACCGCTCCTGCACCGCCTGCCACCGCGACCCGCATCGGGGTCAATTCGCGGAACGCATGCTGAAGACCAGCGCGGGTAAGCCAGGCGGCTGCGAAGCATGCCATTCGCAATCGTCGTGGAAGGAGTTGTCGCGCTTCGACCACGCTTCCACAAAATTCGTCCTGATCGGCTCTCACCGCGGAGTCGCCTGTGCGGATTGCCACAAGCCGCCGAATCTTGAAACCAACCTGGCAAACGTTGATTTCCGAACCGCGCCGAATACATGCGAGGGCTGCCACAAGGATGTCCACGCCGGCCAGTTCGCTACTGCCGCGACATCCCCAAAATGCGAAAGCTGCCACAACAGCAACAAGTGGAAGCCTTCCCTGTTTGACCACAACCGCACCCGCTTGCCGCTCGAGGGCGTGCACCGGAACGTCCGCTGCGTCCGTTGCCACAGCAATATCAAAACCGTGAACGGAAGCGACGTGTTGTACTACAAGCTCACTCCCGTGCAATGCGAGGCTTGCCACGGGCCGGCGGTAACCTCGCCGGCCGCGCCTCGCGCCGGCAGCTAA